From Paenibacillus sp. V4I7, one genomic window encodes:
- the lipA gene encoding lipoyl synthase, with product MPPKPLERKPDWLKINLKTDENFKEIKSMMRSKTLHTVCEEAKCPNIHECWANRTATFMILGDICTRACRFCAVKTGLPTELDLEEPERVADAALQMGLRHCVVTSVARDDLADGGAMIFAETIKAIRRKMPMCTVEVLIPDFLGREESLAIVLEAKPDILNHNMETVERMSDRVRSKAKYRRSLELLERSKRIAPNIPTKSSVMIGVGEEWDELLQTMEDLRAVGCDIMTIGQYLQPSTTHLAVAKYYTPEQFAMLKEEGMKRGFKHVESGPLVRSSYHAHEQVQAASNV from the coding sequence GTGCCTCCAAAGCCATTAGAGAGAAAACCAGACTGGTTAAAAATCAATCTCAAGACAGATGAGAATTTCAAAGAAATAAAGTCAATGATGCGTTCCAAGACGCTGCATACGGTTTGCGAAGAAGCCAAATGTCCAAACATTCATGAGTGCTGGGCGAATCGTACAGCCACTTTTATGATTTTGGGCGATATTTGTACCCGAGCATGCCGTTTCTGTGCAGTCAAAACAGGGCTGCCTACCGAGCTGGATCTTGAAGAACCAGAACGTGTAGCTGATGCCGCTTTACAAATGGGACTGCGCCACTGTGTCGTCACTTCCGTTGCTCGCGATGATTTGGCAGATGGCGGCGCGATGATATTCGCTGAGACCATCAAAGCGATTCGCCGCAAAATGCCAATGTGCACAGTCGAAGTGCTGATCCCGGATTTCTTGGGCAGGGAAGAGTCACTGGCCATAGTTCTAGAGGCTAAGCCTGATATCTTGAACCATAATATGGAGACTGTTGAACGCATGTCAGACCGCGTCCGCTCGAAGGCGAAATATCGCCGTTCTCTAGAACTGCTGGAGCGTTCGAAGCGTATTGCTCCGAACATCCCAACCAAATCCAGCGTCATGATTGGCGTAGGCGAGGAGTGGGACGAGCTGCTGCAAACGATGGAGGATTTACGTGCAGTTGGCTGCGACATTATGACGATTGGGCAGTACCTGCAGCCGTCTACAACGCATTTGGCTGTAGCCAAGTACTATACGCCTGAGCAGTTTGCTATGCTCAAAGAAGAGGGCATGAAACGTGGCTTTAAGCACGTTGAGTCGGGACCATTGGTACGCAGCTCGTACCATGCCCATGAACAGGTTCAAGCCGCATCAAACGTTTAA
- a CDS encoding globin has protein sequence MSESDRSTLYELMGGAETVRRLVEAFYPKVQQNPLLSPLFPSDIGPVIDKQFMFLSQFFGGPTLYSDTHGHPMMRARHMAFPITVERADAWLSCMSEAMVEVGLPSDLRDFLLERLKGSAYHFINTSKEE, from the coding sequence ATGTCAGAAAGTGATCGCAGCACGTTGTACGAATTGATGGGGGGAGCGGAGACGGTACGCCGACTCGTGGAAGCCTTTTATCCAAAAGTTCAGCAGAATCCATTGTTATCGCCTCTGTTCCCTTCCGATATAGGACCGGTTATAGATAAACAGTTTATGTTTTTAAGTCAGTTTTTTGGTGGACCAACCTTGTATTCAGATACGCATGGACATCCAATGATGAGAGCAAGACACATGGCATTTCCAATTACAGTAGAACGTGCAGATGCCTGGTTAAGCTGTATGTCGGAAGCTATGGTGGAAGTAGGACTACCATCTGATTTGCGGGATTTTTTACTTGAACGCCTGAAAGGCTCTGCCTATCATTTTATTAACACATCAAAAGAAGAATAG
- the glgP gene encoding alpha-glucan family phosphorylase: MGNHDHDHKGREHPDMQAAFPQEAKHLPPAIERLTELSFNLWFSWNHDALQLFTQMDPVKWDQSGHNPVRLLHLLDNSQIEALSGNQDFVANYQQVMAKFDAYMNGTTWFQEQHTDKGYVQIAYFSAEFGFHESLPIYSGGLGILAGDHTKSASDLGIPLIGVGLLYKKGYFTQKIDASGGQQSELYPYDFTKLPIERVLQNGQQLVVSIDMPGRAITLQVWRVRVGRNSIYLLDADHEANNSADKELTAQLYGGNQDTRIAQEMVLGIGGVKALRRLNIYPNVYHINEGHAAFLTLERLKELLHLGLPFHVAVETVRSATVFTTHTPVPAGHDTFSIEMVEHYLGPLLSDLSRHKQDIVALGLDHHTGQFNMTHLAMNTAGLRNGVSKLHGQVSREMFKEFHGHIDASEVPISSITNGVHLDTWTAPQWKELLDRFLPGSWREEQANKHQWAQIEVIPDESIWKVHQQLKEDLVRYARRNLFEQRKRNGETEERIEEVRQYLNPKALTIGFARRFATYKRANLIFNDLYRLKKLINDPERPVQFIFAGKAHPADYPGQELIREIYRVSQMKEFVGKIVILENYDMNMARYLVQGVDVWLNNPRRPLEASGTSGQKAAMNGVLNFSVLDGWWEEGYNGSNGWAIGSTGAADWAAQEKENTQAIYHILEKEIIPLYYNQGALPHQWISRMKRSIQSLSPVYNTHRMVQDYTELTYLPTAQRALLFVSNHYDVATKVADYKQFIRSNWYHVKIIGIDDRSAKLSTEVPLNEIKPSTKEITTQIHFGPIWPQDTAVEVIYYEENGETWEQKIIPMEPIGELIEQMQSYKATIPSHLIHGPHFSIRVRPISSNFAHSFELSLVTSTLSWQ, from the coding sequence ATGGGTAATCACGATCATGATCATAAAGGGAGAGAACATCCAGATATGCAAGCAGCCTTCCCCCAAGAAGCTAAACATTTGCCTCCTGCAATTGAGCGTTTGACTGAGCTATCATTTAACTTATGGTTCAGTTGGAACCATGACGCCTTGCAGCTTTTTACACAAATGGATCCTGTAAAATGGGATCAATCCGGCCATAATCCTGTTCGTTTACTTCACCTATTGGACAATTCACAGATCGAGGCCCTCAGCGGAAACCAAGATTTTGTAGCAAACTATCAACAAGTAATGGCCAAGTTCGATGCTTATATGAACGGCACGACTTGGTTTCAAGAGCAGCATACGGACAAGGGTTATGTACAAATTGCTTACTTCTCCGCGGAGTTCGGCTTTCATGAATCATTGCCGATTTATTCAGGAGGACTGGGAATCTTAGCTGGTGACCATACGAAATCTGCAAGTGATTTGGGTATCCCTTTAATCGGTGTTGGACTTCTTTATAAAAAAGGCTATTTCACGCAGAAAATCGATGCCTCCGGCGGTCAGCAGAGTGAATTATACCCCTATGACTTCACCAAACTTCCGATCGAACGTGTACTGCAGAATGGCCAGCAGCTCGTCGTTTCCATTGATATGCCTGGTCGCGCCATCACCTTACAGGTTTGGCGTGTGCGTGTCGGCCGTAATTCGATCTATTTGCTGGATGCCGATCATGAAGCCAACAATTCAGCGGACAAAGAGCTGACCGCTCAGCTGTATGGGGGCAATCAAGATACGCGGATTGCTCAGGAAATGGTTCTTGGCATTGGGGGCGTTAAGGCGCTTCGACGGCTTAACATCTATCCCAACGTGTACCATATCAACGAAGGTCATGCGGCTTTCCTCACGCTAGAGCGACTGAAGGAGCTTCTGCATCTAGGTCTTCCCTTTCATGTGGCAGTTGAAACCGTTCGGTCAGCCACTGTATTTACTACCCATACACCTGTACCTGCGGGGCATGACACGTTCTCCATCGAGATGGTGGAACACTATCTCGGGCCTCTCCTAAGTGATCTATCGCGGCACAAACAGGACATTGTAGCACTAGGGCTCGATCACCATACGGGTCAATTCAATATGACCCATTTGGCTATGAATACAGCCGGACTGCGTAATGGGGTCAGTAAGCTGCACGGTCAAGTATCCCGAGAAATGTTCAAAGAATTTCACGGTCATATCGATGCGAGCGAAGTTCCCATTAGCTCCATTACGAATGGCGTACATCTAGATACGTGGACAGCGCCGCAATGGAAAGAACTTCTTGATCGTTTCCTGCCCGGTTCATGGCGGGAAGAACAAGCCAATAAGCACCAGTGGGCGCAAATCGAGGTCATTCCAGACGAATCCATCTGGAAAGTGCATCAACAACTGAAAGAAGATTTAGTTCGCTACGCCAGGCGAAATTTGTTCGAGCAGCGCAAGCGCAACGGAGAAACAGAAGAGCGGATCGAGGAAGTCAGACAGTATTTGAATCCCAAGGCATTAACCATTGGATTTGCCAGAAGATTTGCGACCTACAAGCGAGCTAATCTCATTTTTAATGATTTATACCGGCTTAAGAAGTTAATCAATGATCCCGAGAGACCCGTCCAATTTATTTTTGCCGGCAAAGCTCACCCTGCTGATTACCCAGGTCAAGAGCTTATCCGTGAAATTTACCGCGTTTCGCAGATGAAAGAATTCGTAGGCAAAATCGTTATTCTCGAGAACTATGACATGAATATGGCCCGTTACCTCGTACAAGGCGTAGACGTCTGGTTAAATAACCCCCGTAGACCTCTTGAGGCCAGTGGAACGAGCGGTCAAAAGGCCGCCATGAACGGGGTGCTTAATTTTAGTGTACTCGATGGCTGGTGGGAGGAAGGCTATAACGGTTCGAACGGCTGGGCTATCGGTTCCACAGGAGCGGCCGACTGGGCTGCACAAGAGAAAGAAAATACACAAGCCATCTATCACATTTTAGAGAAAGAAATTATTCCACTGTACTACAATCAAGGAGCACTCCCGCATCAATGGATCAGCCGCATGAAGCGTTCTATTCAATCGCTAAGCCCGGTTTATAACACGCATCGCATGGTGCAGGACTACACAGAGCTTACCTATTTGCCGACAGCTCAGCGAGCCCTGCTCTTTGTTTCTAATCACTATGATGTTGCAACGAAGGTTGCCGATTACAAACAGTTCATCCGTTCGAACTGGTATCACGTGAAAATCATTGGGATCGATGACCGCTCTGCCAAATTATCTACGGAAGTGCCGTTAAACGAGATAAAACCATCAACAAAGGAAATTACGACACAAATTCACTTCGGCCCCATTTGGCCGCAAGATACGGCAGTAGAAGTCATTTATTACGAGGAAAATGGCGAAACATGGGAGCAAAAAATTATTCCAATGGAACCAATTGGCGAACTGATTGAACAGATGCAGAGCTATAAAGCGACCATTCCATCGCATCTCATTCATGGGCCCCACTTCTCTATTCGTGTGCGCCCCATCTCATCTAACTTCGCACATTCCTTTGAACTTTCCTTAGTCACCAGCACATTATCGTGGCAGTAA
- a CDS encoding NAD kinase, producing MKYNVIERGDDISKGLTERFHQLAAQQGMPRDEENPDIVLSIGGDGTMLQAFHKYVHQLDHIAFVGIHTGHLGFFADWKPDELDHLASLMFSVTTPEELRVVQYPVVEIEITTEKGSETHLALNEFTIRGIEVSLVARLHVNDEMFEMFRGDGICISSPAGSTAYNKSLGGAMVHPSLEAIQIAEIASINNRVYRTLGSSMILPKHHHCDIYPKAQQNMLLSLDHLYLQRNDVISIRCRVAANVKVKFARFRPFPFWNRVREAFVGLEVK from the coding sequence TTGAAATACAACGTCATTGAACGAGGCGATGACATCTCCAAGGGGCTGACAGAGCGGTTCCATCAACTCGCCGCACAGCAAGGCATGCCGAGGGATGAAGAAAATCCTGACATTGTCCTTTCTATTGGCGGAGATGGCACGATGCTGCAAGCTTTTCATAAATATGTGCATCAGCTTGATCACATCGCTTTCGTTGGTATCCATACAGGTCACTTAGGTTTCTTCGCAGATTGGAAACCAGATGAGCTGGACCATCTGGCTTCATTGATGTTCAGCGTCACCACCCCCGAGGAGCTGCGTGTTGTGCAGTACCCCGTCGTCGAGATTGAAATTACGACAGAAAAGGGCTCAGAGACGCATCTGGCTCTCAACGAATTTACAATACGAGGAATCGAAGTATCGCTAGTCGCTCGGCTTCACGTTAACGATGAAATGTTCGAGATGTTCCGTGGAGACGGAATCTGCATTTCCTCGCCTGCTGGCAGCACTGCTTACAACAAAAGCTTAGGCGGAGCAATGGTCCACCCTTCGCTCGAAGCGATTCAAATTGCAGAGATTGCTTCGATTAACAATAGGGTCTACCGCACACTCGGCTCTTCCATGATTTTACCGAAGCATCATCACTGTGACATTTATCCTAAAGCGCAGCAGAATATGCTTTTATCACTTGATCACTTATACTTGCAGCGAAACGACGTTATTTCTATCCGCTGCCGTGTAGCTGCCAACGTGAAAGTTAAGTTTGCCAGGTTCCGCCCATTTCCTTTCTGGAATAGAGTTCGCGAAGCTTTCGTTGGGTTAGAAGTAAAATAA
- the larE gene encoding ATP-dependent sacrificial sulfur transferase LarE has product MSIQEVTREKDRKLGEIIRGMGRVLIAFSGGVDSTFVLKRAQQELGDQVLAVTAASETFPSREFDAAVELAEQIGVPLYKTEVKELENANFVANNPDRCYHCKTGLYSHLKQLAKELGYPYILDGSNMDDLGDYRPGLQAKNEQGVRSTLQESGMTKDEIRQLSKELGLRTWNKPSFACLSSRIPYGTQIEKWKIDQLDEGEYFLSQLGLYQVRVRHHEKIARIEVMPDEIHKVVEHRDAIYEKFSKLGFTYVTLDLQGYRTGSMNEVLSKETKDKVKEASL; this is encoded by the coding sequence ATGAGCATACAAGAAGTAACACGAGAGAAAGACCGCAAGCTTGGAGAAATTATAAGAGGTATGGGCCGAGTATTAATCGCCTTCTCCGGAGGGGTTGACAGTACATTCGTCCTTAAACGTGCGCAGCAGGAGCTAGGAGATCAAGTCTTAGCCGTCACTGCAGCATCCGAAACGTTCCCTTCTCGGGAATTCGATGCAGCCGTTGAACTAGCAGAACAAATCGGTGTCCCACTGTACAAAACAGAGGTCAAAGAATTGGAAAATGCGAATTTCGTCGCTAACAATCCAGATCGCTGTTACCATTGTAAGACGGGACTTTATTCACATTTGAAGCAACTAGCCAAAGAGTTAGGGTACCCCTACATTCTGGATGGATCGAACATGGACGATCTCGGTGACTATAGACCGGGTCTACAAGCCAAGAACGAGCAAGGCGTCCGTAGTACTTTACAGGAGTCTGGCATGACCAAGGACGAGATCAGACAGCTTTCCAAAGAGCTAGGACTGCGTACTTGGAATAAACCGTCTTTTGCTTGCTTGTCTTCTCGTATCCCTTACGGGACACAAATTGAGAAGTGGAAAATCGACCAACTGGACGAAGGCGAATACTTCTTGTCCCAGCTTGGATTGTATCAGGTGCGCGTGCGTCACCATGAAAAAATTGCCCGGATCGAGGTTATGCCGGATGAGATTCATAAAGTCGTTGAACACCGTGATGCGATCTATGAAAAGTTCAGCAAGCTCGGGTTCACTTACGTAACCCTCGATTTACAAGGTTACCGAACGGGCAGCATGAACGAAGTGCTGTCCAAGGAGACCAAAGACAAGGTGAAAGAAGCATCCTTATGA
- the larB gene encoding nickel pincer cofactor biosynthesis protein LarB encodes MMDLEKILKLVQAGDLDVEEAKKQIIKEGSAAGPANLDLGFAQLDIDREKRTGFPEVIFGEGKTAEQIEAIFRRLMEHTDRVLATRVDAAKAAHVTAAVEGVTYHETARSLTWFKRPMLKVHDGYIAVVCAGTSDLPVAEEAALTAECLGSHVERVFDVGVAGIHRLFRRLELIRGANAIVVVAGMEGALASVVGGLVAKPIVAVPTSIGYGANLAGIAPLLSMLNSCSPGISVVNIDNGFGAGYYAGLINKNMSKRA; translated from the coding sequence ATGATGGACTTAGAGAAGATCTTAAAGCTCGTCCAGGCGGGCGATCTGGACGTAGAAGAAGCCAAAAAGCAAATCATCAAGGAAGGCAGCGCCGCAGGCCCAGCTAACCTTGATCTTGGATTTGCTCAGCTCGACATCGATCGCGAGAAGCGTACGGGCTTCCCCGAGGTCATTTTCGGGGAAGGCAAGACCGCTGAGCAGATCGAGGCGATTTTCCGGCGGCTGATGGAGCACACCGACCGCGTGCTCGCTACGCGCGTAGACGCGGCCAAAGCCGCCCATGTTACCGCTGCCGTGGAAGGTGTCACCTACCACGAAACGGCAAGGTCGCTGACCTGGTTCAAGCGGCCCATGCTTAAAGTCCACGACGGCTATATCGCCGTCGTGTGCGCAGGCACCTCCGACCTCCCCGTGGCGGAGGAGGCGGCTCTTACGGCAGAATGCCTGGGCAGCCACGTTGAACGCGTGTTCGACGTGGGTGTAGCTGGCATTCACCGGCTCTTCCGCCGGCTGGAGCTCATTCGCGGTGCAAACGCGATTGTGGTCGTTGCCGGCATGGAAGGCGCGCTCGCCAGCGTCGTCGGCGGGCTAGTAGCCAAACCGATCGTGGCTGTGCCGACAAGCATCGGTTATGGCGCGAACCTTGCAGGTATCGCTCCCTTGTTGTCGATGCTAAATAGCTGCTCACCAGGAATCTCAGTAGTGAACATCGACAACGGCTTCGGAGCCGGTTACTATGCAGGGCTCATTAACAAAAATATGTCGAAACGAGCGTGA
- a CDS encoding YutD family protein — protein sequence MIHIANKTYELVTDHKNGWNFEVFKERFSEVLERYDYIVGDWGYSQLRLRGFFKEIHPKATKESSIAALQDYLNEYCNFGCAYFIIEKVNGTKQQVPSEVITTTP from the coding sequence ATGATTCATATTGCAAATAAAACATACGAGCTCGTTACAGACCATAAGAATGGCTGGAATTTTGAAGTGTTTAAAGAACGTTTTAGCGAAGTATTGGAACGATACGACTATATTGTCGGCGATTGGGGTTACAGCCAGCTAAGGTTGAGAGGATTTTTTAAAGAAATCCATCCTAAAGCAACAAAGGAATCATCCATTGCCGCTCTTCAAGATTACTTGAATGAGTACTGCAACTTCGGCTGCGCGTATTTCATTATCGAAAAAGTGAATGGCACAAAGCAGCAAGTGCCTTCTGAAGTGATTACAACTACTCCTTAA
- a CDS encoding flagellar brake protein has protein sequence MDWNKALELAYIGPNTDCHLIIVGECKDGQPFCYEENFSIDKIGEASFTVCLELSGIFPFDKLEHISFIEFSFKDRGILYYAYVDLIQLELKKTICYLSLSIPEEIHHHQNRRYSRAKLSLRTPITLRIVGIRGLSASKGVAFSGQLLDISASGLSFVTTNRLFFPLFLEFSFILPGYPHPITAYGEIIRVTNFSNDSYRVAAEFRHTPESILQDIDKYCSITS, from the coding sequence ATGGATTGGAATAAGGCACTGGAATTGGCATATATCGGACCGAATACGGATTGTCATTTGATCATTGTCGGAGAATGTAAAGATGGGCAGCCTTTTTGCTATGAAGAAAATTTCTCCATTGATAAAATAGGTGAAGCTTCATTCACCGTTTGTTTAGAGCTATCCGGAATTTTCCCATTCGACAAATTAGAGCATATTTCTTTTATTGAGTTTTCTTTTAAAGACCGTGGAATTTTATATTACGCCTATGTCGATTTAATTCAACTTGAATTAAAGAAGACGATATGTTACCTTTCGTTATCCATTCCCGAAGAGATTCATCATCATCAGAACAGAAGGTACAGTAGAGCCAAGCTCTCCCTTCGAACACCGATCACACTGCGTATTGTAGGCATTCGCGGCTTATCCGCAAGCAAGGGAGTCGCCTTTTCCGGACAACTGCTTGATATTAGTGCGAGCGGTCTTTCTTTCGTTACGACGAATCGGCTTTTCTTTCCCTTATTTCTGGAATTCAGCTTCATTCTCCCCGGGTATCCCCATCCCATTACCGCCTATGGTGAAATTATTAGGGTGACGAATTTCAGTAATGATTCTTATCGGGTCGCCGCCGAGTTCCGACATACACCTGAATCAATACTTCAGGACATTGATAAATATTGCTCGATTACTAGCTAA
- a CDS encoding diguanylate cyclase, producing MNEYLVPLTSACTLVTLNYMAMKLRSKMLIDSYEHLLAPLLTGLASIIMMLVPLPELFGLVDLRSVPIFMAGLRYGLPVALLSTILPSGFTFFTQENQAWFIIVQELIAPALISPLFHNKEYRSGFLDIPIRHGLQICSFVFLLRLLIQELLESNLSWPYALDQLFMLAIMSATFIIIIVMVNDENKSWRLQRQLELQANQDGLTKLPNLRSFMPIAINALHKRRVSIMMIDLDNFKQYNDQFGHLEGDQLLREISSVLRQHIHEQDYLARYGGEEFILLSSEIDPLRLSKYAELLCAIVADTFLHKNPTDSVPITISIGISTAEEPQVELKRVISEADHALYESKHRGKNRSTLYKHIQLKNQKMNA from the coding sequence ATGAATGAGTACCTCGTTCCTTTGACAAGCGCATGTACGTTAGTTACGTTAAATTACATGGCAATGAAACTTCGCAGCAAGATGCTTATCGATTCATATGAGCACTTGCTTGCACCATTGCTCACTGGACTAGCCAGCATCATCATGATGCTGGTACCCCTACCAGAGCTATTTGGCCTGGTTGATTTACGTTCAGTCCCCATCTTTATGGCCGGTTTGCGTTATGGACTGCCTGTTGCCTTATTATCAACAATATTACCTTCGGGATTTACTTTCTTCACACAAGAAAACCAAGCATGGTTCATCATTGTACAAGAACTAATTGCCCCAGCATTGATTAGCCCCTTATTTCACAACAAAGAATACCGCAGTGGTTTCTTGGACATTCCTATTCGACATGGGCTGCAAATATGCTCATTTGTCTTCCTCCTACGGTTACTAATACAAGAGCTTCTAGAGAGCAACTTATCATGGCCATACGCCCTAGATCAGTTGTTTATGCTGGCTATCATGTCAGCTACTTTCATCATCATTATCGTCATGGTCAATGATGAGAATAAAAGTTGGCGGCTGCAGCGCCAATTAGAGCTGCAAGCCAATCAAGACGGCTTAACCAAATTACCGAATTTGCGCAGCTTTATGCCGATTGCCATCAATGCGCTACACAAACGCAGAGTATCCATCATGATGATTGATTTAGATAATTTCAAGCAATACAATGATCAGTTTGGACATTTGGAAGGTGATCAGCTGCTTCGCGAAATCAGCAGTGTTCTACGACAGCATATCCATGAACAGGATTATTTGGCTAGATACGGGGGAGAAGAATTTATTCTTCTCAGCTCAGAGATTGATCCCCTGCGGCTTAGCAAATATGCTGAGTTGCTATGCGCCATTGTTGCGGATACGTTTCTCCATAAGAACCCTACAGATTCTGTACCAATAACAATCTCAATAGGAATTTCAACCGCGGAAGAACCTCAGGTGGAACTGAAACGAGTTATCTCTGAAGCAGATCATGCGCTTTATGAATCCAAGCACCGCGGCAAAAACCGTTCTACCCTTTACAAGCATATACAACTAAAAAATCAAAAAATGAACGCTTAG
- the ylbJ gene encoding sporulation integral membrane protein YlbJ encodes MQKRNFTAALLMAFSVTAIILCLFAFPHDGLQAALRGVSIWWDVLFPALFPFFVISEIMLGFGIVHFFGMLLDPMMRPVFRIPGIGGFVMAMGFAAGYPVGAKLTSQLWEQKLVNREEGERLVAFTTSSDPIFLIGAVSIGFFHDASLAMILAVAHYGGSVLIGLMMRFHGRKSLPTEQEIKSKGGVLKRAFEAMHSARINDGRPIGTLLSQSILQSLSLIFVVGGLVVFFSVVLEVLTAAKVMNAIYLLIASLLQITGLPHELSQAVMNGLFEVTLGAKAAGNAPVSLALSSKVAIGAFILSWGGMSVHAQIVSLLSHTNLRYLPFVTARFIHALLSAAIVLFFWEPMQIFRESKAVFLPQYDSASPVLSYLRLMLPISGTVFLGAFCVIAGLFAAYSLFKLVYEKVGGTR; translated from the coding sequence ATGCAGAAACGAAATTTCACAGCTGCGTTACTCATGGCTTTTTCTGTTACTGCTATTATTCTATGCTTATTTGCGTTCCCTCATGACGGCCTTCAAGCAGCCTTACGCGGCGTTTCCATTTGGTGGGATGTGCTCTTTCCCGCACTTTTCCCTTTCTTCGTCATCTCCGAAATTATGCTTGGCTTTGGTATCGTTCATTTCTTCGGTATGCTGCTCGATCCGATGATGCGTCCCGTCTTCCGTATCCCTGGCATCGGTGGGTTCGTAATGGCTATGGGCTTCGCTGCAGGTTACCCGGTCGGAGCTAAGTTGACCTCCCAGCTGTGGGAGCAGAAGCTCGTCAATCGTGAGGAAGGTGAACGACTCGTTGCATTCACAACAAGCTCCGATCCGATATTCTTAATCGGAGCCGTTTCGATAGGCTTCTTTCACGATGCTTCTTTGGCTATGATCTTAGCTGTTGCTCATTACGGAGGCTCCGTGCTTATAGGTTTAATGATGCGATTTCATGGCAGGAAGAGCCTGCCCACAGAGCAGGAGATTAAGAGCAAGGGCGGGGTCTTGAAGCGTGCTTTTGAAGCGATGCACAGCGCTCGAATCAACGACGGCAGACCCATAGGCACACTACTGAGTCAATCCATCCTACAGTCGCTCAGCTTAATTTTCGTAGTAGGTGGACTAGTTGTGTTCTTCTCTGTTGTTTTAGAAGTCTTAACAGCAGCTAAGGTCATGAATGCGATCTACCTACTCATTGCCTCCCTCCTGCAAATCACAGGACTCCCCCATGAGTTATCACAAGCAGTAATGAATGGTTTGTTTGAAGTAACACTCGGGGCGAAGGCTGCCGGGAATGCTCCCGTATCGTTAGCGCTCTCCAGCAAAGTGGCTATCGGTGCTTTCATTTTGTCATGGGGCGGCATGTCCGTTCATGCTCAAATTGTTAGCCTATTAAGCCATACGAATCTGCGTTACTTGCCATTTGTCACCGCTCGCTTCATCCATGCCTTGCTCTCCGCTGCTATTGTTCTCTTTTTTTGGGAGCCTATGCAAATTTTTCGAGAATCCAAAGCCGTTTTCTTACCACAATATGATTCGGCTTCTCCTGTTCTCAGCTATCTAAGGCTAATGCTGCCAATTAGCGGAACGGTCTTCCTTGGTGCTTTTTGTGTCATTGCCGGACTCTTTGCTGCATATTCCTTATTTAAACTCGTGTATGAAAAGGTTGGTGGAACAAGATAA
- a CDS encoding DUF2225 domain-containing protein has translation MMVEPLYEISVKCTYCENSYKTMKVRPSFKKASKTDTDFCVHYKDINPDFYVVRVCPFCGYAHTENFSDKWKPAQREVFYERVAQNWSMRNYCGERTWEDTLLSYKLALLSAQIRDEKSRVVAGLLHHLAWLYRSKGDWEQEERFLTFALDAYVSVYETEGLDLNNARLMYLIGELNRRLSRFNKAVKWFSRIINDRKIMDAGMIRASREQWIATREDMLAIRMELPDEMKQAT, from the coding sequence ATGATGGTCGAACCTTTATATGAAATTTCAGTGAAGTGCACATATTGCGAGAATTCTTACAAAACGATGAAGGTTCGTCCGAGTTTCAAGAAAGCTAGCAAAACAGATACGGATTTCTGTGTTCATTATAAAGACATCAACCCCGACTTCTATGTAGTGAGGGTCTGTCCATTTTGTGGATATGCGCATACAGAAAACTTTTCGGATAAATGGAAACCAGCGCAGAGGGAAGTCTTTTACGAGAGAGTGGCTCAAAACTGGTCAATGCGCAATTATTGCGGAGAAAGAACTTGGGAAGATACACTTCTTAGTTACAAATTGGCCCTTCTCAGTGCGCAGATTAGAGATGAGAAATCACGTGTTGTAGCAGGTCTTCTACACCATTTGGCATGGTTGTACCGTTCCAAAGGAGACTGGGAGCAGGAGGAGCGTTTCCTAACGTTTGCCTTGGACGCTTATGTCAGTGTGTATGAAACAGAAGGTTTGGACCTCAATAATGCACGACTCATGTATTTAATAGGAGAGCTCAATCGCAGATTAAGCCGCTTCAATAAGGCGGTCAAATGGTTTTCACGCATTATCAATGACCGCAAGATTATGGATGCTGGTATGATTAGAGCAAGTCGTGAACAATGGATAGCAACCCGTGAAGATATGCTTGCGATTCGTATGGAGCTGCCAGACGAAATGAAACAAGCTACATAA